Part of the Actinomycetota bacterium genome, TGGTCGTCATGTCGAGGGACCGGTTGCGGGTCGTCTGCGAGGTTGAGCCGGCCACTCGCCCAGACCTGATGCATGTTCGCCATCAGATCGGCGTCATGAGCCGGATCGCGACGGCGTTCTTGATCCCGGACAACCACATCGGGCGGGCGACAGTGTCGAGCATCGCTGTTGCTCACGAGGTTGCGTTGATGGGGGGCCGAGCGATCGCGTGCCTCAATGCACGAGACCGCAACGTGTTGGGGTTTCGGCGGGACCTGCTCACCGCGGCGGCCTACGGCGTGGACGAGTTCCTCTTCGTCTATGGGGATCGCCCCGAGAGCGGCAGACGCTCCGACGACCTCTCGGTGCGCTCCATGCTCGACGAGGCACGGCGGTTCACGGGGGACGGGGGGCCGGCTACGAGGCCGTTCCGACTTGGTGTCACCTCGCGACTGGTGCCACTGCCTTCCTGGAAGCGGGAGGCTGACTTCCTGTTCGTACAGGTGAGCTTCTCCGTCGAGGAGCTGGTGAACTGGCGGTCAACGATCGACTTCGACGGTCCCGTGTTCGCGGGTGTCATGGCGCCCGCCTCGGCGATGATGGCCCGGAAGCTCTCCGCGGACATCCCCGAGCTTGCCGTGCCGGCCACGCTCGTGGCCGCTCTCGAGCGCGACCGGAACGCAGGAGTCGACTTCGCCTGTCAGATGATCGACGAGATCCGCGAGTCGGAGGCGTTCGAGGGTGTCCATCTCATCCCGGTGTCGCGTTACCGGGAGATCGCGGCGCGGCTCGAGCCAGCCTGACGAGTGCCAGCGTGTGGGTTGCAGGACGTGCAGGAGCCAGTGCGCATAGAGATCCGGGACGACCATCCGCCAGCTCCGGTTCGCGCCTTGAGGGCCGACTGGGGCGAGCTGCGGTACCCCACGCGTCCCCCTGGGGGCGGGGATGACGGGCGCCCGGGGTCTCGCGCTGGCCTTCTCGGGGGTCTGCCTCGAGGTTGTCATACAGGATATCCTGCCTGTATGACAATGCTCAGCTTCCGAGTGGACGAAGCGGAGGCCGCCGAGGCCCAGCGCTGGGCTGAACAGCTTGGGGTGGACCGTTCCGAGTTGCTCCGCGAAGCACTTCACCGACACCTTCTGCGGCTCGCAAGTGAGAACGACGCCGAGACATGGGCCGATCGACCGCTCGCCGCCGGCGAGCAGTCGCTGTCAGAGATCGCGGATTGGGGCCCCGCCGAGGACTGGTCCGACTGGGCCGATGCAACGGGGTGAGATCTGGTTTGCCGCCACCCCCGGCGGTGATCGCCCCGTCCTCGTCCTGACCCGCGATCCCGTGGCTAAACGGATCGGCTCGGTCGTCGTCGCGGCCTTGACGCGCACGCGGCGCGGCCTCGTCTCCGAACTCGAACTGACCGCCGCCCAGGACGCCCTTCCAGACGATTGCGTGGTGAACTTCGACAACATCCATACGCTGGCTCGTGAACGCTTCCGAAGGCGGGTAGCGACCCTGTCACCCGCCCGCATGGCGCAAGCGTGCCGCACCCTCAACGCCGCCACCGGATGCTGATGCGCCGGGGTCGCCTAGCCGCGTCCCGTCGTCCGGTGCTGGCAGAAGTCGGGTGAGCCCGGCGGTCCCGCGCCTCACACGCCTCAGCCCGCGGCCAGTAGCAACCCGCCGAACTGGGCGGCCATGGCATCAAGCTCGGGCCCCGCGGGATCAGTTGTGACCTGCAGCACGAGCCCATTGGCGACAGCGATGAACAGCGCGGCCATGGCCTCGGGCTCGATCCACGACGGCAGGACGCCCGCCGCGCGCATGCCCGCGATCTGGTCGGCCATGAGGCGGCCGAGCTCGTGCCAGAGGTCGAGAAGCCCTCGGTTCAGCGGCTCCATGCGAGACGCCAGGAGGAGCGCCTCCAGGTAGACCGGCGCCTCGGAGCGGTGGTGCTCGAACGTGCTGATGAGCGTCTGAATGGCCGTCGCCGTGCGGGCCGCAGGGTCACCGTCGCCAGCCAGCACCTCGATGGTCGGTGCCAGCCACGCCCGCAACCCGTCGAGCAGGGCCGCCGCCACCAGGTCGTCCTTCGACCCGAAGTGGTACGTGATGGCCGCCAGGTTGGCGCCCGCGACGGCGGCTATGTCGCGAGAGGTCGTGGCCGCCAAGCCCTTCTGTCCGAGGCAGTGGCGAGCGGCATCAAGGAGTCGCTGGCGTGTGTCACCCATCAGTCAATCATACGTACGTATGATGAAGCCATGCAGACCCGAACCCGGCGCTGGGGCGGCTTTGCGGCGTGGGCTGGCGGTGGTGCCGTGTCCGGGCTGGCGGGCATCGCCATGCCGTCGGTCGGGCTGTTGGTGGCGGTGCTCGCCGTCGCGGTGGTCGCCCTCGTTAGGGCCGGTCGGCACCTGCAGGTGTGGCCCGACGTCGCTGGCTTCCTGCCGGGCGCCGGATCGCTCTTCCTGCTCGTCGGCCTGGCCAACCTGAACTCGACCCCGTGCCCCTCGAGCGGCTCGGGGCTCGCGGGGCCGGGCGCCACCGGAGCCATGTCCTCCTGCGGCGGGTTCGATCCTTGGCCCTGGCTGCTGATCGGCGTCGTCCTGGCCGCCACGGGCCTCGCCTTCTTCCTCGCACCCCGCCGGTGATCGTCGGGCTCGCCGTCTTCGTGGTGGCCACCGTCCTGCTGGTGTCGATGGGAGGCGCCATCGTCGCTGCCCCCTTGACGCTGCCCGTCCTCGCCGTGGTGGTCCGCCACCATCCGACGCGTGGGTTCCGCATCGCCGGTGCCATCATCGGCGGCCTCACCGCCGCTGAGGTGGCGTGGGCCGCCGTCTACCTCGTCGCCGGCGAGGCACCCGTCCTCGTCTGGCTTCTTCCCGCCCTGATCGGGATCGCCGCCGGGGCGGTGCTCGGCCGCCGTCGGCTTCCAACCGCAGGCGCTCGGCTGGGACCTTCTGAGCCTGACGCGTGCCCCGTTCGGTGATGGCACCAGCGCTCCGAGCCCCCACCAGCACATGGAGCAGCCGGATGGTCCACCGGGCGTCGGTAGCGTTCGGGCGAAGACGATCACCATCACGATTACCGAGGGCTCGACCGGTGCACGCCGCTCCGGTTCGTGGCGTCCACTGCCGTGCGCGACGTGAAGGTGTGGACCTTCGACGCCGCCCTCGGAGGCCCAGGCAGCGAAGCCGCCCCCCGCGCCCCTGGAAGTAGTACCAGTTATACTTACGTCGTGAAGATCGCTGTCTCGGTACCCGACCCGCTCCACCAGCGCGCCGACCAGCTTGCGTCGCGGCTGGGCCTGAAGCGGTCGCAGCTCTACGCCCGGGCTGTCGAGGAGTTCCTGCTGGCCCACGAGGGCGACCCGGTCACGGCCGCTCTCGACGCCCTGGCCGAGCCGGAGGACGGCGAGGCCAGCCGTTCCGCCGGCCGTGCGTTGATCGCCAGCGGCCAGTGGGAATGGTGAGCCGTGGTGACATCTGGTGGCTCGACTTCGGGCACCCGAGCGGTTCGGAGCCCGGCTACCGCCGGCCGGCACTCGTGGTCTCGTCGGACCGCTTCAACCGGAGCCGCATCGCTACGGTGGTCGTGGTCGCGGTCACGTCCAACCAGCGGTTGGCAGCCGCCCCGGGCAACGTCGCGCTGCCGTCGGGCACGGCCGGCTTGAGCAAGCACTCGGTCGTCAACGTCTCCCAGGTGATCACTGCCGACCGGTCGTTGCTGGACGAACGCGCCGGCCGCTTGGCGCGCGACCACCTCGCCGAGGTCGACCGGGGGCTCCGGCTGGCGCTCGGCCTGTGACGCCGTTACGGCCGTAGGCAGCGAGCCACGGTCGGCCCGCGACACGTTCCCTCCAACTGAGAGCCCTGCCGTCATGAGCCTCCTGCTCCTCCGGCGACGCCGAGACTGACGAGACCCAGCGACCATGCCCGCCCCGCCGCCGTACCCGAGGATCCCGCACCTGGTTGCCGACCGGGGCACGAGCGACGATGTCGTCCTCCCGGGGGCCGACGCCGCCATGCTCCTGGGGGCCCGGTGCTGGTCGAGGAGAAGGTCGACGAGCAAGACGAACACCTCGTAATGGAGGTTTGCCTGGCGGGCTCACACCTGTGGCAGCAGGCTCCGGCGAGGGGCCTCGCAGCGACCCCGGACCTCGCCGGGTTCTTCGGCGGCCGCCTCGCCGACGATAGGTGTTGACCGCCCCATGATGGGAATGAGGCGTCGGTGGTCGGACGTGGGTGGAAGGCGGTTCACCTTGTGGTGGTATCGCCTGGTGGTGGTGACGTTCTTCGCGGCGGCGAGCGCTGCCATGGCCTCGCTGCTAGCGGCTGCGAGTGAACTCGGGGCGAGGCTCTACGTCGGCGCCGGGCTGGTGCTCATGATGGCGGTCCTGGTGCGCGCCGCTCGGTGCGCGACCGTCGAGCTTCGAGACGACGAGATCGTGATAAGGGGCCTGCGCACGCGGCGGGTCCGCTGGTCACAGGTCCGAGATGTCGGCGTGACGAGAGGGAGCTCAGCACCGTTGATCCGCTGGCGGGTGCCCTATCTGGAACTCGAT contains:
- a CDS encoding TetR/AcrR family transcriptional regulator; translation: MGDTRQRLLDAARHCLGQKGLAATTSRDIAAVAGANLAAITYHFGSKDDLVAAALLDGLRAWLAPTIEVLAGDGDPAARTATAIQTLISTFEHHRSEAPVYLEALLLASRMEPLNRGLLDLWHELGRLMADQIAGMRAAGVLPSWIEPEAMAALFIAVANGLVLQVTTDPAGPELDAMAAQFGGLLLAAG
- a CDS encoding ribbon-helix-helix domain-containing protein, with product MTMLSFRVDEAEAAEAQRWAEQLGVDRSELLREALHRHLLRLASENDAETWADRPLAAGEQSLSEIADWGPAEDWSDWADATG
- a CDS encoding type II toxin-antitoxin system PemK/MazF family toxin, translating into MSRGDIWWLDFGHPSGSEPGYRRPALVVSSDRFNRSRIATVVVVAVTSNQRLAAAPGNVALPSGTAGLSKHSVVNVSQVITADRSLLDERAGRLARDHLAEVDRGLRLALGL
- a CDS encoding methylenetetrahydrofolate reductase, whose protein sequence is MSRDRLRVVCEVEPATRPDLMHVRHQIGVMSRIATAFLIPDNHIGRATVSSIAVAHEVALMGGRAIACLNARDRNVLGFRRDLLTAAAYGVDEFLFVYGDRPESGRRSDDLSVRSMLDEARRFTGDGGPATRPFRLGVTSRLVPLPSWKREADFLFVQVSFSVEELVNWRSTIDFDGPVFAGVMAPASAMMARKLSADIPELAVPATLVAALERDRNAGVDFACQMIDEIRESEAFEGVHLIPVSRYREIAARLEPA
- a CDS encoding type II toxin-antitoxin system PemK/MazF family toxin: MQRGEIWFAATPGGDRPVLVLTRDPVAKRIGSVVVAALTRTRRGLVSELELTAAQDALPDDCVVNFDNIHTLARERFRRRVATLSPARMAQACRTLNAATGC